Proteins encoded by one window of Vigna radiata var. radiata cultivar VC1973A chromosome 5, Vradiata_ver6, whole genome shotgun sequence:
- the LOC106761512 gene encoding scarecrow-like protein 26 produces the protein MEIDTNTDIDAIHNLHFSGYTTITDTNPSSDDDYGCNWNHWSPLVNWDAFTGSHDDFHHLIDSIVSDPPTEYPSPEDHAASNSPSASITEEDDAEEETAAADDSKGLRLVHLLMAAAEALTGATKSRDLARVILVRLKDLVSHSSHGSNMERLAAYFTDALQGLLEGAGGAHNNSKHHYYITCGSHHPRDDHHHQNDTLAAFQLLQDMSPYVKFGHFTANQAILEAVAHERRVHIVDYDIMEGVQWASLMQALASDKTGPPGPHLRITALSRTGTGRRSIASVQETGRRLTAFAASLGQPFTFHQCRLDPDETFKPSSLKLVRGEALVFNCMLNLPHLSYRAPDSIASFLSGAKELKPRLVTLVEEEVGSSVGGFVGRFMDSLHHYSAVFDSLEAGFPMQGRARALVERIFLGPRIVGSLARIYRTGEELEERRSWGEWLGAAGFRGVPMSFANHCQAKLLLGLFNDGYRVEELGTNKLVLDWKSRRLLSASLWTSSSSSDSH, from the coding sequence ATGGAAATAGACACGAACACAGACATCGATGCAATCCACAACCTCCACTTCTCCGGATACACTACCATCACCGACACCAACCCTTCTTCCGACGACGACTACGGTTGCAACTGGAACCACTGGTCCCCCCTCGTCAACTGGGACGCCTTCACCGGATCCCACGATGACTTCCACCACCTCATAGACTCTATCGTCTCCGACCCTCCCACCGAGTACCCCAGCCCCGAAGACCACGCCGCCAGCAACTCCCCCTCCGCCTCCATAACGGAGGAAGATGACGCCGAGGAAGAAACAGCTGCCGCCGACGATTCCAAGGGCCTAAGACTGGTCCATCTGCTCATGGCCGCCGCGGAGGCCCTCACCGGCGCCACCAAGAGTCGCGACCTGGCTCGAGTGATATTGGTTCGGCTCAAGGATTTGGTGTCCCACTCCTCGCACGGCTCCAACATGGAGAGGCTCGCCGCCTACTTCACCGACGCACTCCAGGGCCTGCTAGAAGGCGCCGGGGGTGCGCATAATAACAGCAAACATCATTACTACATCACTTGTGGGTCCCACCACCCCCGGGacgatcatcatcatcaaaacgaCACCCTAGCGGCGTTCCAACTGCTTCAGGACATGTCTCCCTACGTCAAGTTCGGACACTTCACCGCCAACCAGGCCATCCTCGAGGCCGTGGCCCACGAGCGCCGAGTCCACATCGTGGACTACGACATCATGGAAGGGGTCCAGTGGGCTTCTCTCATGCAGGCCCTTGCCTCCGACAAAACAGGTCCACCGGGCCCACACCTTCGAATCACAGCATTGTCCAGAACCGGCACCGGACGCCGCTCCATCGCCAGCGTTCAGGAGACCGGGAGGCGGTTGACGGCGTTCGCCGCATCCCTTGGGCAGCCGTTCACGTTCCACCAGTGCAGGTTGGATCCCGACGAAACGTTTAAACCTTCGTCTCTGAAGCTGGTTCGCGGAGAGGCTTTGGTTTTTAACTGTATGTTAAACTTGCCGCACCTGAGTTATCGCGCACCCGATTCGATTGCGTCGTTTTTGAGTGGAGCGAAAGAGTTGAAGCCGAGGCTGGTGACTTTGGTGGAGGAAGAGGTGGGGTCCAGTGTGGGAGGGTTCGTGGGAAGGTTCATGGACTCGCTGCATCACTACTCGGCGGTGTTTGACTCGCTGGAGGCTGGGTTTCCGATGCAGGGGCGGGCCAGGGCCCTTGTAGAGCGGATTTTCTTAGGCCCAAGGATAGTGGGCTCGCTGGCCCGGATATATCGGACGGGTGAAGAGCTGGAGGAGAGAAGGTCATGGGGGGAGTGGTTGGGTGCGGCAGGGTTCAGGGGAGTCCCGATGAGCTTCGCCAATCATTGCCAAGCGAAGCTTCTACTGGGTCTTTTCAACGACGGATATCGGGTGGAGGAGTTAGGGACTAATAAGTTGGTGTTGGATTGGAAATCTCGGCGCTTGCTTTCTGCCTCCCTTTggacttcttcttcttcctcagactcccattaa